CGGCCTGGATTCATCGGGCCACATTCATAATCAGTGTCGTGAAGAACATTGCCCCTTTTGACTCACATGGGTAGCCACCTGTGAGTGAGGCCACACTGTCGTGACCGCATTTCTTGACCCGGTCGAACAGGCTTATTCTGGTCCTTGGGCTGGGCTACATCTGCTCAGTAATACTAGTTTACCTGGCATACATTATTAACCATGTAAATGCTAAACTCCGAGATTGTTTATTGGATGTTGACTAAGTCTTGAAAATCAGTTGTTATGAATATGATATATTATTTGAGGTTTTGCAGATTTTTGCAGAAAAGCCAGCCGTGCATCGGGCATTTTTGGATTATGTCCCGAAGAAGGTAAGATAGTGCATACTATTTTCATGTGCCCTGCCATAGGCTTTAGGAAGCTTGAGCTTAAGTTGAAGTTAGTTTATACTATATCTGTGTTGGCATAAAGTGGATTTGGATTCTCATTTTGCTCTGTTTTTCCTTCATCTCCCGTGACTCCCAAAAAGTTGTCAGAAAAGGATTTTTGGACAAAATACTGTAGAGCTGAGTATCTACTTAGGACAAAAAATACTTTAGCGGCAAAAGCTGAAGCCGCTGATGATGAGGAATTAGCCATGTttttgaaaaatgatgatatacTTGCCAAGGAGGCAAAGCTCAAGGTATAATTCTAGCTGTTTATTGTTGTCATCCTGCATATTTTGCAATACATGTTTCCTTCAAAAAAAATTGATGTCTCAATTATTGTTTACAGATAAAACGAGTTGATCCAACATTAGACATGGAGGCAGATGCAGGGGATGACTACATCCATCTTCCGGTGTGTTTGTGTTCTTGCTACTGTTTTGTTATATCTACAAGTTCACAAAGACAAGCGGTTTATCCGTTTCTCATAATGAGCAGCTTTGTCTGCTATTTTGATCAACAACCTCATGTAGTGCTTAGTCCTATTTTGAAAAAATTCATATCATTATTCTTTCGGGCATCTAGGATCATGGGATTCTCCGTGATGGCAGCAGAGAGACAGCTGATATTGATAGCGAGTTGGCTAGGAGAACACTTTCTCAGGATCTGAATCGGCATGCTGCTGTTGTTCTTGAAGGGAGATCAACAGGTGAAGTTTTGAACTCAACTCAAAAGTTTTCATGCTGTCTCATTTAAGTTTTTGTATACTGAAGTTGATTGGTCAAGCATGCTATTACTGTTATGAGATGATACTGATATGCTAACAGCCTAACAGTTCATCTGCGACTACACTTCTACTGGCTTCCTGTTTGTCTGTCTAATACTTCCTGAAAAAGAATGCACCGACAGTTGCACAAATCAACCGTCCTATACTGCTGGTTGGTTGCACACTGTAATGCTCTAGTGTAGTACCTTCTCTGTGCTGGTGTACTTTCCCCTTCACATCAGAGGAATGCCAATCATTTCTACTTTGCATTTGCTTATGCTGTTAATAACTTAGTATTAATGTACCATGTGGTTTCAGTGCGTAAGGTGATTGTATTTGTTATGCGTCTTTTTGCAGATATTGAATCAACTGATACAAAGACTGTGGCTGAAGCACTTGCAAGGTCCAAGAAGGGTTAGTAATTATATCGCTGTGTGCATCTTTTCTCACCGTAATTAGTTCCTTACTAGGCTGATGAGTTATGAACTACAGAACCACCTCCTAGCTCTGCTGCTGATGATGCTAGTCATGAGAGATTGGTAAAGGTGGCCCGCATGACTGAGATAGAGGATCTGCAAGCTCCACGAAGTCTCCCATATGCACCACTTTGTATAAAGGTAATAGTTGGTTCATATGGCTTGATATAATATATTACCTCCACCCCAAATTagttgtcttagatttgtctagataatGGATGTACCTAACACTAAAacgtgtctatatacatccgtatctagacaaatctaagacaactaattcgggatggagggagtatcaaCTACAGCAATATATCGCAAGATTATGGATTCTCACGCCTTTCTTGTCTTTATAGGATCCTCGAGAATATTTTGATTCTCAGCAAGCAAATGCTCTGAGACCTTTAGGTAGCAACGATGGAAGAAAGGCCCGCAGCTGCAGCCTGAGCACCGATGATGCATTCCGTCATTTAATGGATCAAATATCTTCCGTGAAAATGAACTGTCCTGTTGTTCAGTCTGATGTTGCTCTAAAGGTAAGCAGTTCTACTTGAACCTGATACCAATGTTCTATAATAAACTTTACGGGGATTAGGTCCTGTTTCCTTGAAAGATGCATGTCTGTAGATATATCTGACTTGCTCCCTCCATTCCAACGAATAAAGCATGCATGCATTTAAAAAATGAACTTCAACAATAAATTAGACTAACTAAATGTGGGTTATATGCGACTAAAATTGTGCCGTTGAATTCGTATTCGAAAGAAGTTTTCAATGGTATAATTtgtaggtcacaaaaattatataTTATTGGTCTAATTTATGGTTAAAGTTGGATTTGGAATGCGTGTGCGCCTTATTcgttggaatggagggagtagtagtatCTCATAAGCAAAATTATTGGTGTActaaacccccctccccccgctgCGCATTGGTCTATTACTCTTTCATTTCCTCTGTCATGCGGTTACCTCATCCAGTGTAGGTGAATCTTGTTTCCTCTGTAAACGGGACGGTGGTTCTTTGTGTTTGTACATATTTTACTGGAAGAGAATTTGCTCTTCCAAAACCAGTGAAGAAAATTTGCATAGAACTAACCAATCAGTTCCCAACCATTTCTATGGACACAATGATAGGCCCAGCATTCTAAATGGTACAAACACTTCTACTATCAGAAAAGTTGATGTTTGTGTAACTGTTTTATATATGACTAACTTACACCTTATCTGGTCCACAATTTTGCATTGCCAAAAAAGAAACAGTATCCATTTTGCAAATGAAACTGGTTTACCTTTGTTTGTTTTGTTCCGATCTTGATGTTGGATTGTCATTTCATCAACATCCCAATACTCCCAATACCTGAATACTCCAAGTTTCCCTTACAAACACACGTTTTGGATGCTGTATTGCTGTGGCTTCTCTATTCTTAAGGTATTAAATTGCATGAGCAGGAAAACCTAACTACCTACATGGTATGGGCCTAGGTTCTTAACGAATTGAATGAAGGAATTTCGCGTTCACGGAGGCTCAATCTTAAGAATCCCCAAGACAGTCTCCTTGGTCGTCTTCCTCACCGAACACGAGATGAACTTATGGATGTGAGATACTGCACCTATTTACCTTTTATGCAGAAGCTGTACTGTACTTCCAATTTTTTCTAGAATGTTTATTTTCCGGACTTATCTTAATGTacctttatttatttatttatgtatATTTGTCCGAGATCTTCTAAAATCTTCTTATCACCGCACTCGAGATCTTATTATACATCTTGTATTGACAGAGTTTATTGTGACTGTCTATTTTGTTAGCATTGGACGGCTATCCAGGAGTTGCTGCGCCATTTTTGGTCATCATACCCAATAACAACCGCAGTCCTTAGTAATAAGGTGTATTGTCACTCCTATCTTATCTGAAATATTGTGTAACCCACAAGTAGTATTTCGGTGGAAGTTGGTAAAAGTAGCTCAGTGGCTGGGTGACTTTTGATTAAACAAATGGTTACTGAAATGTAGTTTCCTGTTTCAAGATGAGAACAATACCAGTGCATGTTATAAATGTGAATAATAACTAATAAAAGCAAGTACAGATGATCAGTTAATATTTTTAGTGGTGGAGTTTGATGTGTTGCCAAAATGGTGCTTGTCTGTTTCCTTGCTATCAGTAATTATGGAAATTGACCACCACCAGGTTCTTATTCTTATTACTCCCTCCAATCCAAATTAATTGTCGCAGCTCTAGTGCAACTTTGTACTAAAGCTGCGATAATTAATTTGGATCAGAGGGAATattatttttaatatatttttgGCTATCAAAATGTTGCATTTAACTAACCAATTTGTTTCTAGCTTTTCTCATACTGTATTAGTTCTGTTAATAGAACCACTTACTGAAAATAGCAGTTGATAAGATTGTGTTATACAGTCTAGTATTGGTATATTTGTGTACACAGCGTAATAGCAAGTCAAGGATGCCCAGATTGATGGTTATGTTCTTACTGTGGTGTTGTTACTAATTTATAATCTAGATACCTGGTAGGACTGCCATATGGTAAGCTATCTTAAGCAGTTAAAACATCCAGACCATTATTCCTTAGATGTTTATGTACTT
The Aegilops tauschii subsp. strangulata cultivar AL8/78 chromosome 3, Aet v6.0, whole genome shotgun sequence genome window above contains:
- the LOC109740780 gene encoding general transcription and DNA repair factor IIH subunit TFB1-3, which encodes MGTMTIGAKYKTTLKDPGHGGVLRMSEDKLIFTPNDPRSLMKLNVDFRSIKGHKFNKVDGSKPTPPLLNLSKDSDKGGGYIFEFDNVGNRDLCRDFVARVLGKHQGTVPARTNVPSEKSAVSTGPEQLSSAEMERRMKLLREDSELQKLHKKFVLGNILQESEFWATRKNLLDDETNKASKQKPGFKSAMLADVRPSADGQTNKVTFSLTTEIIHQIFAEKPAVHRAFLDYVPKKLSEKDFWTKYCRAEYLLRTKNTLAAKAEAADDEELAMFLKNDDILAKEAKLKIKRVDPTLDMEADAGDDYIHLPDHGILRDGSRETADIDSELARRTLSQDLNRHAAVVLEGRSTDIESTDTKTVAEALARSKKEPPPSSAADDASHERLVKVARMTEIEDLQAPRSLPYAPLCIKDPREYFDSQQANALRPLGSNDGRKARSCSLSTDDAFRHLMDQISSVKMNCPVVQSDVALKVLNELNEGISRSRRLNLKNPQDSLLGRLPHRTRDELMDHWTAIQELLRHFWSSYPITTAVLSNKVQRLKEAMTQIYQKLQDIKESAQPDVRHEISQLVKPMTQALDAAFYHDQQQKSSKAGTGSKPNGF